From Methanocella paludicola SANAE, a single genomic window includes:
- the nadA gene encoding quinolinate synthase NadA, with product MTQIVDEIKKLKEARRAVILAHNYQRGEVQDIADYVGDSFGLSQKAVEADAEVIVFCGVDFMAESAAILNPGRAVLNPAPEAGCPMARMITAADVRKLKEQHPGAEVVCYVNSSAEVKAESDVCCTSSNAIKVVNSLKGAEAVFVPDMNLAAYAQKFTSKKIIPWHGYCPTHHLITAGDVLVAKMEHPGAQVLVHPECRPEVVDLADGVFSTDGMIKYAREATADLIIGTESGLIHRLKKENPRIRYYPLSTYAVCPNMKMTSLVSVRDSLRDMKTQIRVPENIRIRAKKALDRMLEVGR from the coding sequence ATGACACAGATCGTCGACGAGATCAAGAAGCTTAAGGAAGCGCGCAGGGCCGTCATCTTAGCCCACAACTACCAGCGCGGCGAAGTCCAGGACATCGCCGACTACGTGGGCGATTCGTTCGGGCTGAGCCAGAAGGCCGTCGAGGCCGACGCCGAAGTGATCGTCTTTTGCGGCGTGGACTTCATGGCAGAGTCCGCGGCCATCCTGAACCCGGGAAGGGCCGTGCTGAACCCGGCCCCGGAGGCCGGCTGCCCCATGGCCCGGATGATCACCGCGGCCGACGTGAGGAAGCTCAAGGAGCAGCACCCCGGCGCCGAGGTGGTCTGCTACGTCAATTCGAGCGCCGAGGTAAAGGCCGAGAGCGACGTGTGCTGCACGTCCTCCAACGCGATCAAGGTGGTCAACTCCTTGAAAGGCGCCGAGGCCGTCTTCGTGCCCGACATGAACCTCGCAGCTTACGCTCAAAAGTTCACCAGTAAAAAAATAATCCCCTGGCACGGCTACTGCCCGACCCACCACCTCATCACGGCGGGCGACGTGCTCGTGGCCAAAATGGAGCACCCCGGCGCACAGGTGCTCGTCCACCCGGAGTGCCGGCCCGAGGTCGTCGACCTCGCCGACGGGGTCTTCTCCACCGACGGCATGATCAAGTACGCCCGAGAGGCTACCGCCGACCTCATCATCGGCACCGAGTCGGGCCTCATCCACCGCCTGAAAAAGGAGAACCCGCGCATACGGTATTACCCGCTGTCCACGTACGCGGTATGCCCCAACATGAAGATGACGTCCCTCGTATCCGTGAGGGACAGCCTGAGGGACATGAAGACGCAGATACGGGTACCGGAAAATATTCGTATACGTGCAAAAAAAGCACTGGATAGAATGCTGGAAGTGGGCAGGTAA
- the hypD gene encoding hydrogenase formation protein HypD, with the protein MQEEQIAKGLAKKIEKLAAGREIKIMHVCGTHEYTITKSGIRSLLPKNVKVVMGPGCPVCVTPQAEIDAIVELAEQGKVICTYGDLLRVPGSRTSLYDSVGEIHIVQSISQAVDFAREHPDKEVVFMAVGFETTAPTTAAVMLANPPDNFSILVSHRLVPPAMKWLMQQGEANLSGFLLPGHVCAISGIEEYEQFPVPQVIAGFEPLQVMYGLYKLVRQIVENRAEVENAYMSVVKREGNVKAKHMMAEVFDVCDIMWRGFPVIPDSGLRLKPQFEKYDALKKYGITLKPGMETKGCLCNQLLRGIKEPTDCKLFGRACTPLKPVGACMVSTEGACRIWYTYGRGAKLVKD; encoded by the coding sequence ATGCAAGAGGAACAGATCGCGAAGGGGCTCGCCAAGAAGATAGAGAAGCTGGCGGCGGGCCGTGAGATTAAGATCATGCACGTGTGCGGGACGCACGAGTACACGATAACGAAGAGCGGCATCCGGTCGCTCCTCCCGAAGAACGTGAAGGTGGTCATGGGCCCGGGCTGCCCGGTGTGCGTCACCCCCCAGGCCGAGATCGACGCCATTGTGGAACTGGCGGAGCAGGGCAAGGTCATCTGCACCTACGGCGACCTCCTTAGAGTGCCCGGCTCAAGGACGTCGCTGTACGACTCGGTGGGCGAGATCCACATCGTCCAGAGCATCAGCCAGGCCGTCGACTTCGCCCGGGAGCACCCGGACAAGGAGGTCGTGTTCATGGCAGTGGGCTTCGAGACCACCGCCCCCACGACGGCTGCCGTCATGCTCGCCAATCCCCCGGATAACTTTTCCATCCTCGTCTCTCACCGCCTGGTGCCGCCGGCCATGAAGTGGCTCATGCAGCAGGGCGAGGCCAACCTTTCCGGCTTTTTATTGCCGGGCCACGTCTGCGCCATCAGCGGCATCGAGGAGTACGAGCAATTCCCCGTACCGCAGGTCATCGCGGGCTTCGAGCCCCTGCAGGTCATGTATGGCCTGTACAAGCTGGTCAGGCAGATCGTAGAAAACCGGGCCGAGGTGGAGAACGCCTACATGAGCGTGGTGAAGCGGGAGGGCAACGTCAAGGCGAAGCACATGATGGCCGAAGTCTTCGACGTCTGCGACATCATGTGGCGAGGCTTCCCGGTCATTCCCGACAGCGGCTTAAGGCTGAAACCCCAGTTCGAGAAGTACGACGCCCTTAAAAAGTACGGCATCACGCTCAAGCCGGGCATGGAAACAAAGGGCTGCCTGTGCAACCAATTATTAAGAGGGATCAAGGAGCCCACCGACTGTAAGCTCTTTGGCAGGGCGTGCACGCCCCTGAAGCCCGTCGGCGCCTGCATGGTGTCCACCGAGGGCGCCTGCCGCATCTGGTACACGTACGGGCGGGGCGCGAAGCTGGTAAAAGACTGA
- a CDS encoding elongation factor 1-beta yields the protein MGKVMAVIKVMPDSADRDVNKLMDELKNALPKSAEFKGMQVKPIAFGLKAILVAFVVSDSEGGTEPVEAAFAKVPGVESVTVENVDLV from the coding sequence ATGGGAAAGGTAATGGCCGTCATCAAGGTCATGCCGGATAGCGCGGACCGTGACGTGAATAAGCTCATGGATGAGCTGAAGAATGCTCTCCCGAAGAGCGCCGAGTTCAAGGGCATGCAGGTGAAGCCCATCGCGTTCGGCCTGAAGGCTATTTTGGTAGCTTTCGTGGTCAGCGATTCCGAGGGCGGCACCGAGCCGGTCGAGGCGGCCTTCGCGAAGGTCCCGGGCGTGGAGAGCGTCACCGTCGAGAACGTCGACCTCGTATAA
- a CDS encoding HVO_2753 family zinc finger protein, translating to MAERIEHCISCGVRLEGAGAVRFKCPSCGAELGRCGKCRKQSNAYVCPSCGFKGP from the coding sequence ATGGCAGAAAGAATTGAGCATTGCATCTCATGCGGCGTTCGCCTCGAGGGCGCAGGCGCCGTCAGGTTCAAGTGCCCGAGCTGCGGCGCCGAGCTGGGCCGCTGCGGCAAGTGCAGAAAGCAGTCGAACGCCTACGTTTGCCCGTCCTGCGGCTTTAAGGGGCCGTGA
- a CDS encoding argininosuccinate synthase has protein sequence MKKVVLAYSGGLDTSVCIPILKENYGFDKVITVTVDVGQPAGEIETASKKAKLIADKHYTMDAKDEFVRDYIFPAIKANAMYEGYVIGTSLARPLIAKKCVDVALKEKADALAHGCTGRGNDQLRFEAVFRTTDLPVIAPMRDMNLSRSWEIEYAKKHKIPVPVTKAKPWSVDENIWSRSIEGGKLEDPAFVPPEEIYQWTRDPLKAPDKPEIASIGFEAGVPVSLNGKKMKGVDLIMALHKLAGKHGVGRTDMMEDRVLGLKARENYEHPAATVLLTAHKDLEKLCLSRAELKFKAGVDEAWAELGYMGLVDEPLYADLNAFIDKTQERINGTVKVKLFKGCCMVVGRESPTALYSEELVSFDGKTMDQKDAEGFAKFHGFQARLYKKLINQ, from the coding sequence ATGAAGAAAGTCGTTCTTGCCTATTCCGGAGGCCTGGACACCTCCGTATGCATCCCCATACTTAAGGAGAACTATGGGTTCGATAAGGTCATCACCGTCACGGTGGACGTGGGACAGCCCGCAGGGGAGATCGAGACCGCGTCGAAGAAGGCGAAGCTCATCGCCGACAAGCACTACACCATGGACGCGAAGGACGAGTTCGTCAGGGACTACATCTTTCCGGCCATCAAGGCCAATGCGATGTATGAAGGCTACGTCATCGGGACGTCCCTGGCGAGGCCATTGATCGCTAAGAAGTGCGTGGACGTCGCCCTCAAGGAGAAGGCCGACGCCCTGGCCCACGGCTGCACCGGCAGGGGCAACGACCAGCTCAGGTTCGAGGCCGTGTTCAGGACGACGGACCTGCCCGTCATCGCCCCGATGAGGGACATGAACCTGTCCAGGAGCTGGGAGATCGAGTACGCGAAAAAACATAAGATACCGGTGCCCGTCACGAAGGCGAAGCCCTGGAGCGTGGACGAGAACATCTGGTCCCGGAGCATCGAGGGAGGCAAGCTCGAGGATCCGGCGTTCGTCCCGCCCGAGGAGATCTACCAGTGGACCCGGGACCCGCTGAAGGCCCCGGATAAGCCGGAGATCGCCTCGATAGGGTTCGAGGCGGGCGTGCCCGTCTCCCTGAACGGCAAAAAAATGAAGGGAGTGGACCTCATCATGGCGCTCCATAAGCTGGCAGGCAAGCACGGCGTTGGCCGGACCGACATGATGGAGGACCGCGTGCTCGGCCTGAAGGCCCGCGAGAACTATGAGCACCCGGCGGCTACGGTGCTTCTTACCGCGCACAAGGACCTCGAGAAGCTCTGCCTGTCCAGGGCGGAGCTGAAGTTCAAGGCCGGGGTGGACGAGGCATGGGCCGAGCTGGGCTACATGGGCCTCGTGGACGAGCCCCTGTATGCGGACCTGAACGCGTTCATCGACAAAACCCAGGAAAGGATCAACGGCACCGTGAAGGTGAAGCTGTTCAAGGGTTGCTGCATGGTCGTGGGCCGGGAATCCCCGACGGCGCTATACAGCGAAGAGCTGGTCTCCTTCGACGGCAAGACGATGGACCAGAAGGACGCCGAGGGATTCGCGAAGTTCCACGGATTCCAGGCGAGGCTTTACAAAAAATTAATTAACCAGTAG